In the genome of Flavobacterium panacagri, one region contains:
- a CDS encoding alpha/beta hydrolase, producing MKTTKTVTLRRITLSFLLFSGAFSLSAQNQVIPLWNKIPDEVKAADYKEKEVLKDGKMQSTSQVSVPTLSIFIPKEAKSNQTAVVICPGGGYTHLAFEKEGTKVAEWFNSLGIAAFVLKYRMPTDLTMKNKNVGPLQDGQEAIRYIRQNAAKWNIDPNKIGILGFSAGGHLASTVSTHYDDKVYDSAFKVSARPDFSLLIYPVISMQNETTHKGSQINLLGNNPSQDLLDSFSNDKKVTAKTPPAFLIHATDDTVVIPENSINYYLALKKNGVTAELHLYEKGGHGFGLGVNDTSKFWTRDCIEWLKANGYN from the coding sequence TTGAAAACTACAAAGACAGTAACGCTAAGAAGGATTACATTGAGTTTTCTTCTTTTTTCAGGTGCGTTTTCTCTAAGCGCACAAAATCAGGTAATTCCATTATGGAATAAAATTCCAGATGAAGTAAAAGCCGCAGATTATAAAGAAAAAGAAGTACTAAAAGACGGAAAAATGCAAAGTACAAGTCAGGTTTCTGTACCTACGTTAAGTATTTTTATTCCGAAAGAAGCAAAATCAAATCAAACAGCTGTTGTAATTTGTCCAGGCGGCGGTTACACCCATTTAGCCTTTGAAAAGGAAGGAACAAAAGTGGCAGAATGGTTCAATAGCTTAGGAATTGCTGCATTTGTGCTAAAATACCGCATGCCTACCGATTTAACTATGAAGAATAAAAATGTCGGCCCACTGCAAGATGGACAGGAAGCCATTCGTTATATAAGACAGAATGCCGCAAAATGGAATATTGATCCAAATAAAATTGGAATTTTAGGATTTTCTGCAGGAGGACATTTAGCTTCAACTGTATCAACTCATTATGATGATAAAGTTTATGATTCGGCTTTTAAAGTAAGTGCTCGACCTGATTTCTCTCTTTTGATTTATCCTGTGATTTCAATGCAAAATGAGACTACACATAAAGGTTCGCAGATTAATCTTTTAGGAAATAATCCATCACAAGATCTTTTAGATTCATTTTCAAATGATAAAAAAGTGACTGCTAAAACACCACCAGCATTCTTAATTCATGCTACAGACGATACTGTAGTAATACCAGAAAACAGTATCAACTATTATCTGGCTTTGAAAAAAAATGGAGTTACAGCGGAGTTACATTTATATGAAAAAGGCGGACACGGCTTTGGTTTAGGAGTCAATGATACTAGCAAATTCTGGACAAGAGATTGTATAGAATGGCTTAAAGCGAATGGTTACAACTAA
- a CDS encoding DUF4374 domain-containing protein, with amino-acid sequence MKTISKLPLLLAAFAFTFTSCESSDDKNEGASGETGKSKYIITVSTGATGVADYLLTADDVTKGSITTAGNGLEQDGTYRYYLSTQNKFFSFLYGQGNPGAVTTYGLTANGDLTKTSNFQAETVQVFAPVNKDIVMVKVPRSGASISYMYKVDAEQSVLTGTVSQDTRLLIGNKNPDLAERAHFTWATQVGDKVFMPYMKINGIAPDTFGTRHADSTWVAVYSYPDLKLEKVIKDNRTSYLGAYFTNGLFQDEKGDAYGFSGAIGTANGVVTSTKPSAVIKISKGTTEFDKSYFFNVQEKSGGYKISSTSYISNGKFLLLMYGNVGTNSGTVKLAVADVYNQTFKWVTGMPAVLSNATTRYNITSEDGNSAVLGVNTPDGNWIYTINGTSAVATQGMKVEGGQITAIQKLKY; translated from the coding sequence ATGAAAACAATTAGTAAATTACCTTTACTATTAGCTGCGTTTGCTTTCACTTTTACTTCATGTGAGAGTAGCGACGACAAAAATGAAGGAGCTAGTGGAGAAACTGGAAAATCAAAATATATAATTACCGTTTCTACAGGAGCAACAGGAGTAGCAGATTATTTATTGACTGCCGACGACGTTACAAAAGGATCAATTACCACAGCAGGAAACGGATTAGAGCAAGACGGTACTTATCGTTATTATTTATCAACGCAAAACAAATTTTTTAGTTTCCTTTACGGTCAAGGAAATCCGGGAGCTGTTACTACTTATGGCTTAACGGCAAATGGAGACTTAACTAAGACTTCAAATTTCCAGGCAGAGACAGTGCAAGTTTTTGCACCTGTTAACAAAGATATCGTAATGGTAAAAGTACCTAGAAGTGGCGCTTCAATTTCTTACATGTATAAAGTTGATGCAGAACAATCTGTACTTACAGGAACAGTATCACAAGATACGAGACTTTTAATTGGAAATAAAAATCCAGATTTAGCAGAAAGGGCTCATTTTACTTGGGCAACTCAGGTTGGAGATAAAGTATTTATGCCTTATATGAAAATTAATGGTATTGCTCCAGATACTTTTGGAACAAGACATGCTGATAGTACTTGGGTAGCTGTATATAGTTATCCAGATCTAAAATTAGAAAAAGTAATAAAAGATAACCGTACAAGTTACTTAGGAGCTTATTTTACTAATGGATTGTTTCAAGATGAAAAAGGAGATGCTTATGGATTTTCTGGAGCTATTGGAACAGCTAATGGTGTAGTTACTTCTACAAAACCTTCGGCTGTTATTAAAATTAGTAAAGGTACCACAGAATTTGACAAATCTTATTTCTTTAATGTTCAGGAAAAATCAGGAGGGTACAAAATTTCTTCTACAAGTTATATCTCAAATGGTAAGTTCTTACTATTAATGTACGGAAACGTTGGAACTAATTCTGGAACTGTTAAGTTGGCTGTTGCTGATGTATACAACCAAACTTTTAAATGGGTTACTGGTATGCCGGCGGTATTGTCAAATGCTACTACTCGCTATAATATTACATCAGAAGATGGAAATTCAGCTGTTCTTGGTGTAAACACTCCTGATGGAAACTGGATCTATACCATCAATGGTACCTCTGCTGTAGCTACACAAGGTATGAAAGTTGAAGGAGGTCAAATTACTGCAATTCAGAAATTAAAATACTAA
- a CDS encoding hydrolase, with protein sequence MKKLILTAVLSLITFIGFAQKPSPALLDPTNHTLVLIDYESQMAFAVSNIPIDQLRNNTALVAGASKIFKVPTIVTTVAEKSFSGPVFREIEEFYPQKTSNYIDRTTMNTWEDAPARKAIISTGKKKIVFGGLWTSVCIVGPVLSAINEGYDVYVITDASGDVSKEAHEMAVTRMVQAGAHPVTSLQYLLELQRDWARQETYVPVTDLVKKYGGAYGVGVQYAHEMLKH encoded by the coding sequence ATGAAAAAATTAATTCTTACAGCAGTTTTATCTTTAATTACATTTATTGGATTCGCTCAAAAGCCAAGTCCTGCGTTATTAGACCCAACAAATCATACTTTGGTCTTAATTGATTACGAAAGCCAAATGGCATTTGCAGTAAGCAATATTCCAATCGATCAATTACGCAACAACACCGCTTTAGTAGCTGGAGCTTCAAAAATATTTAAAGTACCGACTATCGTTACAACAGTTGCAGAAAAATCATTCAGCGGGCCCGTTTTCAGGGAAATTGAAGAATTCTATCCTCAAAAAACTTCAAACTATATCGATCGTACCACAATGAATACTTGGGAGGATGCTCCCGCTCGCAAAGCTATTATTTCAACGGGAAAAAAGAAAATCGTATTTGGCGGTTTATGGACAAGCGTTTGTATTGTTGGCCCTGTTTTATCAGCAATCAACGAAGGATATGATGTTTATGTAATTACAGATGCAAGCGGTGATGTTTCTAAAGAAGCTCATGAAATGGCTGTAACTCGTATGGTTCAGGCTGGTGCACATCCAGTAACTTCTTTGCAATATTTACTAGAATTGCAACGCGACTGGGCTCGTCAGGAAACTTATGTACCCGTAACTGATTTGGTTAAAAAATACGGTGGTGCTTACGGCGTAGGTGTTCAATACGCTCACGAAATGTTGAAACACTAA
- a CDS encoding AraC family transcriptional regulator: MKIKSTLSSHDQPIINIEVNSQYDPKSALSEENIQFQREDSEDIKSHILATDGMVVIDTQMYFTKPQTEIFEINDECIVMDFVSCTNIEFQIEQLENEKYLKQNTHNIFYTTKYKGTFKIPAFEKVNYLTIIFSKEFYFNVINEDWKLHEKFSKNILIQKSSYLTSKYLPFTSSIQWIISEIKNCNRKGALKKMYIETKIKELLIHQLESVVSKPKQQEKIDSEEYNKLLEAKQILDNDYRNTPTLPELSRKISLNEFKLKKGFKACFGTTVKSYIIKLRMEHAKELFQNNSTTVSEVAYKCGYKDVSHFSAAFKNYYGFSPQKFKINTDIISFWIIGFSFFL; the protein is encoded by the coding sequence TTGAAAATCAAGTCTACTCTTTCGTCTCACGATCAACCAATAATTAACATTGAAGTCAATTCCCAATATGATCCAAAAAGTGCTCTTAGTGAAGAAAATATTCAGTTTCAAAGGGAAGACTCAGAAGACATCAAAAGCCACATTCTTGCTACTGACGGAATGGTAGTAATAGATACTCAAATGTATTTTACAAAACCTCAAACAGAGATTTTTGAAATTAATGATGAATGTATCGTGATGGATTTTGTAAGTTGTACTAATATCGAGTTTCAAATAGAACAGCTTGAAAATGAGAAATATTTAAAGCAGAACACTCATAATATTTTTTACACTACAAAATACAAAGGCACTTTTAAAATTCCAGCATTTGAAAAAGTAAATTATCTAACCATTATTTTTTCTAAAGAATTCTATTTCAATGTAATCAATGAAGACTGGAAACTTCATGAAAAATTCTCTAAAAACATTTTAATCCAAAAATCCAGCTATCTTACTTCAAAATATCTCCCATTTACTTCTTCCATTCAGTGGATTATTTCTGAAATCAAAAATTGTAATCGCAAAGGAGCATTAAAGAAAATGTACATTGAGACAAAAATAAAAGAGTTGTTAATCCATCAATTAGAATCGGTAGTTTCTAAACCCAAGCAACAAGAAAAAATCGACAGTGAAGAATACAACAAATTATTAGAAGCCAAACAAATACTAGACAACGATTATCGAAACACCCCTACTCTTCCTGAACTTTCCCGAAAAATTTCATTAAACGAATTCAAGCTAAAAAAGGGCTTTAAAGCATGTTTTGGAACAACGGTTAAAAGCTATATCATTAAACTTAGAATGGAACATGCAAAAGAATTGTTTCAAAACAATTCTACAACAGTTAGTGAAGTCGCCTATAAATGCGGTTATAAAGATGTGTCCCACTTTTCAGCGGCATTTAAAAATTATTATGGATTTTCTCCTCAAAAATTTAAAATCAATACCGACATCATATCATTTTGGATAATAGGATTTTCATTTTTTCTATAA
- a CDS encoding TonB-dependent receptor, whose translation MSTPKILFFISFFFFSFLSFSQQNKGITVTGQVVEKSGQTVPFATVVIEKTDLSMISDENGKFIFRNVKPGKHTIKVSAIGFSSFKKSIEVSGTNVNIPVQLNSELQELENVSVIGRSAVDKINKQAYNVTAVDAKKLHNSTLDLAHALDRVSGVRFREAGGVGSRSELSINGFSGNQIKIFIDGVPMDNFGSSFQINNIPINLADRVEVYKGVVPIWLGGDALGGAVNIVTNSKPRTYLDASYSFGSFNTFKTAINAGYTSKSGFTTEINAFQNYSDNNYWVNVETNDLETGKYYPETRVRRFHDNYHNETVIFNIGITGKKYADKLMIGFTAGQNKADIQTGARMVAVFGERYRRGNTLMPTLKYQVKDLFTKGLNIDVTGNFNFGYEQTVDTVNRRYNWFGQYTQNAGPGGEAGRSLYKFKNNNGIATFNATYAIGEHHSLLINNTFNTFDRKGSDELYPESVTYQQPEKLQKNILAAGYKFDYNEKWSTSLFLKNYDLNTTLTRSYNPSGNWGDVAYMELNNKTSSLGYGGASSYYLKQNLQLKASYEKTYRLPTANEIFGDPNDNLQGNNGLKPESSNNINLGLSYQTSFNDINALTFDVNGIYRNATDFIRTEFNNNQNKTVTVNQGSVKTKGIDGEIRYSYKKRFTSGLNMTYQDIRNMTKYEPEQNYVSYYYKDRVPNIPYLFGNLDGTVFFNDVFKKGNNLSVGYNLLYVHAYYLYWPSRGGSNGKHDIPTQLKHDLNLVYTMADGKYNIALECQNLLDNELVDNFSLQKPSRAFYLKFRYFFNKSNK comes from the coding sequence ATGTCAACGCCAAAAATTTTATTTTTTATTTCATTTTTCTTCTTTTCGTTCTTGTCATTTTCCCAGCAAAATAAAGGGATTACAGTGACTGGACAAGTCGTTGAAAAATCTGGTCAAACTGTTCCATTCGCAACAGTAGTAATAGAAAAAACTGACTTAAGTATGATTTCTGATGAAAACGGAAAGTTTATTTTCAGAAATGTTAAACCAGGAAAACATACCATAAAAGTTTCTGCAATTGGTTTTTCGAGCTTTAAAAAAAGCATTGAAGTTTCAGGAACTAATGTAAATATTCCAGTTCAATTGAACAGCGAATTACAAGAATTAGAAAACGTATCAGTAATTGGGCGTTCGGCAGTTGATAAGATCAATAAACAAGCTTATAACGTAACAGCTGTCGATGCAAAAAAACTGCATAACTCCACTTTGGATCTGGCACATGCATTAGATAGGGTTTCAGGAGTACGTTTTCGCGAAGCTGGTGGTGTAGGATCTCGATCAGAATTATCGATTAATGGATTTTCTGGGAACCAAATTAAAATTTTTATTGACGGTGTGCCGATGGATAATTTTGGTTCGTCTTTTCAAATCAATAATATTCCAATTAACCTAGCTGATCGTGTAGAGGTTTATAAAGGTGTTGTGCCCATTTGGTTAGGTGGAGATGCTTTAGGAGGAGCTGTTAATATTGTAACGAATAGCAAACCTCGAACCTATTTGGATGCTTCTTATTCCTTTGGATCATTCAACACGTTTAAAACTGCCATAAACGCTGGTTATACTTCAAAAAGTGGTTTTACGACAGAGATTAATGCATTTCAAAATTATTCGGATAATAATTATTGGGTAAATGTTGAAACTAATGATTTGGAAACTGGTAAATATTATCCAGAAACACGAGTAAGAAGATTTCATGATAATTACCATAATGAAACTGTAATTTTTAATATTGGAATTACGGGTAAAAAATACGCCGATAAATTAATGATTGGTTTTACAGCTGGACAAAATAAGGCTGATATTCAAACCGGAGCCAGAATGGTTGCAGTATTTGGCGAAAGATATAGACGTGGGAACACTTTGATGCCTACTTTAAAATACCAGGTAAAAGATTTGTTTACAAAAGGGTTGAATATTGATGTAACAGGAAATTTTAATTTTGGCTATGAACAAACTGTAGATACTGTAAATAGACGTTACAATTGGTTTGGACAATATACACAAAACGCAGGACCAGGTGGAGAAGCCGGTAGATCCCTCTATAAATTTAAAAACAACAATGGAATAGCCACTTTTAATGCAACTTATGCTATAGGAGAACATCATTCTTTGTTAATAAACAACACATTTAACACATTTGACCGTAAAGGAAGCGATGAGCTTTATCCTGAGTCTGTAACGTATCAGCAACCTGAAAAACTACAAAAGAATATTTTGGCTGCTGGTTACAAATTTGACTACAATGAAAAATGGAGCACCTCATTATTTTTAAAGAATTATGATTTAAACACTACGCTTACCAGAAGTTATAATCCTTCTGGAAACTGGGGAGATGTTGCCTATATGGAGTTAAATAATAAAACATCTTCTTTAGGTTATGGAGGAGCAAGCAGCTATTATTTAAAACAAAATTTACAGCTAAAAGCTTCTTATGAAAAAACCTATAGATTGCCTACAGCGAATGAAATTTTTGGTGATCCTAATGATAATTTACAGGGTAATAATGGTTTAAAACCAGAATCGAGTAACAATATTAACTTAGGTTTAAGTTATCAAACTAGTTTTAATGACATCAATGCCTTAACATTTGATGTAAATGGTATTTATCGTAATGCTACTGATTTTATTCGTACTGAATTTAATAATAATCAAAACAAAACTGTAACCGTTAATCAGGGAAGTGTAAAAACAAAAGGTATTGATGGAGAGATTCGATACTCTTATAAAAAGCGATTTACTTCTGGTCTTAATATGACTTATCAGGATATACGAAATATGACCAAATATGAGCCAGAGCAAAATTATGTTTCCTATTACTATAAGGACAGAGTGCCTAATATCCCTTATTTATTTGGTAATCTTGATGGAACAGTTTTTTTTAACGATGTATTTAAAAAAGGAAATAATTTATCTGTAGGCTATAATCTTCTTTATGTACATGCCTATTATTTGTACTGGCCAAGTAGAGGAGGCTCAAATGGTAAACATGATATTCCTACACAGCTTAAGCATGATTTAAACTTGGTTTACACAATGGCCGATGGAAAATACAACATCGCCTTAGAATGTCAAAACTTATTGGATAATGAACTTGTGGATAATTTTTCACTTCAAAAACCTAGTAGAGCTTTTTATCTGAAGTTTAGATACTTCTTTAACAAATCGAATAAATAA
- a CDS encoding MFS transporter, translating to MNQTETVAVNESAKAAGKYRWSICALLFFATTINYLDRQVLSLTWSDFIAPEFHWTNNDYGNITALFSIFYAVSLLFAGRFVDWLDTKKGFLWAIGIWSVGACLHAFCGIATSGIITGNWFVGFHGSKEIISTVSDTAMVINVSVALFIFARFVLAVGEAGNFPAAIKTTAEYFPKKDRAFATSIFNAGATVGALAAPITIPFIAKSFGWEMSFIIIGALGFVWMGFWMFMYDKPERHSKVSAEELAYIQQDDIADSKLVGYVPETTSKVSLMDCFKYKQTWAFAFGKFMTDGVWWFFLFWTPAYLSSVYGMDSTEAALPLFVLYMITLLSIIGGWLPTYFVEKKGMNPYEGRMRAMLIFAFFPLLALIAQPLGYISYWVPVIIIGIAGAAHQSWSANIFTTVGDMFPKKAIATITGIGGLAGGVGSTLINKGSGVLFDYAKDTNMVFMGFKGIEAGYFIIFSICAVCYLTGWIVMKTLVPKYSPITNL from the coding sequence ATGAATCAAACCGAAACTGTTGCAGTAAATGAGAGCGCCAAAGCTGCAGGCAAATACCGTTGGAGTATTTGTGCTTTATTATTTTTTGCAACAACCATTAATTATCTAGACAGACAAGTACTTTCTTTAACATGGAGTGATTTTATTGCGCCAGAATTTCATTGGACTAATAACGATTACGGAAATATCACTGCTTTATTTTCTATCTTTTATGCTGTTTCTTTATTGTTTGCAGGAAGATTTGTAGATTGGTTGGATACGAAAAAAGGATTTCTTTGGGCAATCGGAATTTGGTCTGTAGGAGCTTGTCTTCATGCATTCTGTGGAATTGCAACTTCAGGAATTATTACAGGAAACTGGTTTGTAGGTTTTCATGGTTCAAAAGAGATTATAAGTACAGTTAGTGATACAGCGATGGTAATTAATGTAAGTGTTGCATTATTTATTTTCGCTCGTTTTGTTTTGGCGGTAGGAGAGGCTGGAAACTTTCCTGCAGCAATTAAAACTACAGCAGAATACTTCCCTAAAAAAGACAGAGCTTTTGCAACTAGTATTTTCAATGCAGGAGCGACAGTTGGAGCGTTAGCAGCACCAATTACAATTCCGTTTATTGCAAAATCTTTCGGATGGGAAATGTCATTTATAATCATCGGAGCGTTAGGATTTGTTTGGATGGGATTTTGGATGTTTATGTATGATAAACCAGAAAGACACTCAAAAGTAAGTGCGGAAGAATTAGCATATATTCAGCAAGATGATATTGCAGATAGTAAATTAGTTGGTTATGTGCCAGAAACAACTTCAAAAGTTTCTCTAATGGATTGTTTTAAATACAAGCAAACTTGGGCATTTGCATTTGGTAAGTTCATGACTGATGGCGTTTGGTGGTTCTTCTTATTTTGGACTCCAGCGTATTTAAGTTCGGTTTACGGAATGGATTCTACAGAAGCGGCATTGCCATTATTTGTACTTTATATGATTACATTATTGTCAATTATTGGAGGCTGGCTTCCAACATATTTTGTTGAAAAAAAAGGAATGAATCCGTATGAAGGAAGAATGAGAGCGATGCTGATTTTTGCCTTCTTTCCATTATTAGCTTTAATTGCACAACCTTTAGGATATATTAGTTACTGGGTACCAGTAATTATCATCGGAATTGCAGGAGCTGCACACCAATCTTGGTCGGCTAATATATTTACAACTGTAGGAGATATGTTTCCGAAAAAAGCAATTGCAACTATTACAGGAATTGGAGGTTTAGCAGGAGGAGTGGGGTCAACTTTAATCAATAAAGGATCTGGTGTTTTGTTTGATTATGCTAAAGATACGAACATGGTTTTTATGGGATTCAAAGGAATTGAAGCTGGATATTTTATCATTTTTTCTATCTGTGCAGTTTGTTATTTGACGGGCTGGATCGTAATGAAAACATTGGTTCCAAAATACAGTCCGATTACAAATCTCTAA
- a CDS encoding PepSY-associated TM helix domain-containing protein, with product MFSSSKPKPNNKKKSKKSLFKRIMAWLHLWLGLASGIIVVIVSLTGCIYVFEHEIKDLIEDWRFVKPQEKAFLLPSQLVTIADKKMKDKKATSVTFGAKDEAAIVGYFVEKKEEGEKGEHKRGDKRKDFAKNEGGKMKADLKPVNNEKGKERGNGKGEKGKGKGKGGRRSGTFISVYMNPYTGEILNVKTFSRGESPDFFRWILNGHRALWLPYDIGRPIVGVAVLIFVVLLISGIVLWWPTKWIKSIIDKSFKIKWDASFKRVNYDLHNVLGFYSCIFLFFIAVTGLVWSFGWWSKSLYWVTSVGTPLVENRESPKSDTTHVKEFKITTADKVLLNIKKENPQAAGIMISIPGKPADPIGAFVYKQKNTFYNMDRYSFDQQSLKEISIKTPFSGKYIEANIPDKIRRMNYDIHVGSVLGLTGKIIAFLASLISASLPITGFIIWWGKQKFGKKKAPAAKPKVVSKAIPVSKLKNNAEQEVTA from the coding sequence ATGTTTTCTTCTTCAAAACCAAAACCTAATAATAAGAAAAAAAGTAAAAAATCGCTTTTCAAGCGTATTATGGCTTGGCTGCATTTGTGGCTTGGGTTAGCGTCTGGAATTATCGTAGTCATTGTCAGCCTAACAGGCTGTATTTATGTTTTTGAACATGAAATTAAAGATTTAATCGAAGACTGGCGCTTTGTGAAACCTCAAGAAAAAGCATTTTTACTACCCTCTCAATTGGTAACAATTGCTGATAAAAAAATGAAAGATAAAAAAGCTACAAGCGTAACCTTTGGAGCAAAAGATGAAGCTGCAATTGTAGGTTATTTTGTTGAGAAAAAAGAAGAAGGAGAAAAAGGAGAACATAAGAGAGGAGATAAAAGGAAAGATTTCGCCAAGAATGAAGGCGGAAAAATGAAAGCTGATTTGAAACCTGTAAATAATGAAAAGGGGAAAGAAAGAGGAAATGGAAAGGGAGAAAAGGGTAAAGGCAAAGGCAAGGGCGGAAGAAGAAGTGGCACTTTTATAAGTGTTTATATGAATCCGTATACCGGAGAAATATTAAATGTAAAAACATTTTCTAGAGGAGAGTCACCTGATTTTTTCAGATGGATATTAAACGGTCATCGAGCATTGTGGCTTCCGTATGATATAGGTCGTCCAATTGTAGGTGTTGCCGTTTTGATCTTCGTTGTATTGTTAATTTCTGGTATCGTTTTGTGGTGGCCTACAAAATGGATCAAATCGATTATAGATAAAAGTTTTAAAATTAAGTGGGACGCGAGCTTTAAACGTGTCAATTATGATTTACATAATGTACTAGGTTTTTACAGCTGTATTTTTCTGTTTTTTATTGCTGTAACTGGCTTAGTGTGGAGTTTTGGCTGGTGGAGTAAATCCTTGTATTGGGTAACTTCTGTAGGAACACCATTAGTTGAAAACAGAGAATCTCCAAAATCAGATACTACTCATGTAAAAGAGTTTAAAATTACAACCGCTGATAAAGTTTTATTAAATATTAAAAAAGAAAATCCTCAAGCAGCCGGAATCATGATTAGTATTCCTGGAAAACCGGCAGATCCTATTGGTGCTTTTGTTTACAAACAAAAAAACACCTTTTATAATATGGATAGATATAGTTTTGATCAGCAGTCACTAAAAGAAATTTCGATTAAAACTCCATTTTCAGGGAAATATATTGAGGCAAATATTCCAGACAAAATCCGAAGAATGAATTATGATATCCACGTAGGAAGTGTTTTGGGGCTAACAGGTAAAATTATTGCATTTTTAGCCAGTTTAATTTCCGCCAGTTTACCTATTACAGGATTTATTATTTGGTGGGGTAAACAGAAATTTGGCAAAAAGAAAGCTCCTGCTGCAAAACCAAAAGTGGTGAGCAAAGCAATTCCTGTTTCTAAATTGAAAAATAACGCAGAACAAGAAGTTACTGCTTAA